One region of Chryseobacterium sp. C-71 genomic DNA includes:
- the dnaE gene encoding DNA polymerase III subunit alpha — translation MYLVFDTETTGLPKNFNAPLSDSDNWPRMVQIAWQLHDDDGNLLENQDYIIKPEGYDIPFNAARIHGITTKIANEEGRDLQEILEEFSKVLERVRVVSGHNVEFDYNIVGAEFFRKNIQDNLQQKPKADTMILGTDYCQLGGGRGGRYKSPKLEELYEKLYGHKFDEAHNAAADVNATAQVFFEMMRIGIIPAEVLKTSEDQLAYFKTLHPNPIKPFGIIIRRQVADFNNKKKQSDVGSIDDIDLGRYFNFDNKSVFSTLTATSSINDLINKATEDQFPAVGMVDLGNMMGAFKFVSAVESTNSDRSKKHKEFLAKKQEAEENGTEFNEIEPLSEPLIPVVGCEFFISDRYEQKQFTKDDPDRRTQVVLLAKDFNGYKNLAKLSSIGFLKGFYFGVPRISRELIAEYKEGLIALTSGINGDIPDAILNTGEQKGEELFKWWKDTFKDDFYVQIQNHKLPEEEHLNDVLLHFADKYNVKILAQNQTYYTNKDDSNIQDIVSCIKDGEKLTTPVGKGFGKRRGLASGEYYIKNAHEIKETFLNYPDAFDAYEEFTAKFSPYTLKRDVLLPKFDIPDEFIHPEDEIDGGKRGEMAYLTHLTYEGAKKRYTETGITDEIKERLDFELEVVANTGYPGYFLIVQDFCNEARNMGVWVGPGRGSAAGSVVAYCTGITNVDPIKYDLLFERFLNPERISMPDIDIDFDDEGRDKIIKWVVEKYGKNQVAQIITYSVLGGKSAIKDAGRVLDLPIPDTNNIAKLIPPSPGMNIAKALSKYDKLKPEEQQLVDEMKYVLNTPDDNRHDVLASAKKMEGCIRNTGIHACGVIITPEDVSNLVPVTIAAKDADILVSQFDNSVAESAGLLKMDFLGLRTLTIIKDALKLVKQRHNIDINPDEIPLDDAKTYQLFKEGRTVGIFQYESPGMQKYMRELKPTVFADLIAMNALYRPGPIKYIPNFINRKHGIEEIIYDLPETEEYLKETYGITVYQEQVMLLSQKLANFTKGEADTLRKAMGKKQIEVLNKMYPKFIEGGRKNNLDEGPLEKIWNDWKAFAEYAFNKSHSTCYALIAYQTAYLKANYPAEYMASVMSNNINNTESITMFMEDCKSIGVDVLGPDVNESHYKFSVNEKGQIRFGLGAIKGIGEGPSEGITKERANGRFKNIYDFFERILPSQMNKRVAESLVLAGAFDEFNMYHRGQYFDIDMAGRTNLERLIRYGQSFQESKNEMENSLFADFAEEVQIEQPKLLPCPEWPNMHKLNKEKEIIGFYLSAHPLDEFKYHYQFMQGKLSKKAVLEKEDEVKVVIDEVVPILEADDKDETIDITEIISDDIVAGEEEIIEEVTKKAEPKGNFGFLNLDEVDAYKEQAFANKPPELFEEKKKDWKTLQKERENGGSGKEYTVAGLITEYVVKDGFKSGEKVAFLTVEDYSGSYSFRLGDRDYMRLKEKLEVQRFVILKIKFAQVKDGRVFVNVVDVIELQEAFEKYAKSISLVMDVMDFRREDLEFFRNVLDQNKGNQKFKFLIKNSEENSDMELQSMRYSVDLNGDLIKEIQLLNKYEFYLN, via the coding sequence ATGTATTTAGTTTTTGACACAGAAACCACAGGTTTACCGAAAAATTTCAATGCACCGCTTTCAGATTCAGACAACTGGCCAAGAATGGTTCAGATTGCCTGGCAACTGCATGATGATGACGGTAATTTGCTTGAAAATCAAGATTATATAATTAAACCGGAAGGTTATGATATACCATTTAATGCTGCAAGAATTCACGGGATTACAACCAAAATTGCCAATGAAGAAGGCCGTGATCTGCAAGAAATTTTAGAAGAGTTTTCTAAAGTTTTAGAGCGCGTAAGAGTAGTTTCTGGACACAATGTAGAGTTCGATTACAACATCGTTGGAGCTGAATTTTTCAGAAAAAATATTCAGGATAATCTTCAGCAAAAGCCAAAAGCCGACACGATGATTCTGGGAACAGATTATTGTCAGCTTGGCGGTGGAAGAGGAGGAAGATATAAATCTCCCAAATTGGAAGAATTATATGAAAAATTGTACGGTCATAAATTTGACGAAGCTCATAATGCAGCAGCCGACGTAAATGCAACTGCTCAGGTTTTCTTCGAAATGATGCGTATCGGAATTATTCCCGCTGAGGTTTTAAAAACTTCGGAGGATCAGCTTGCTTATTTTAAAACGCTGCATCCAAATCCGATAAAACCTTTTGGAATTATTATCAGAAGACAGGTTGCTGATTTTAACAATAAGAAAAAGCAATCCGATGTTGGTAGTATTGATGATATTGATTTAGGTAGATATTTCAATTTCGATAATAAAAGTGTTTTTTCAACATTAACGGCAACTTCAAGCATTAATGACTTAATTAATAAAGCTACTGAAGATCAATTTCCGGCAGTTGGAATGGTAGATCTGGGGAATATGATGGGAGCTTTCAAATTCGTTTCTGCTGTTGAGTCTACCAACTCTGATCGTTCAAAAAAGCATAAAGAATTTTTAGCTAAAAAACAGGAAGCTGAAGAAAACGGAACGGAATTTAATGAAATCGAACCTCTTTCAGAACCTTTAATTCCTGTCGTAGGTTGTGAATTTTTTATATCAGACCGTTATGAACAGAAGCAGTTTACCAAAGATGATCCGGATAGAAGAACACAGGTTGTTTTACTGGCAAAAGATTTCAACGGATATAAAAATTTAGCCAAACTTTCAAGTATCGGATTTTTAAAAGGCTTCTATTTCGGAGTTCCGAGGATCAGCCGTGAATTGATTGCTGAATATAAAGAAGGATTAATCGCTTTGACTTCAGGAATCAACGGAGATATTCCAGATGCCATTTTAAATACTGGTGAGCAAAAAGGCGAGGAGCTTTTCAAATGGTGGAAAGATACTTTTAAAGATGATTTTTATGTGCAGATTCAAAATCATAAACTTCCTGAAGAGGAGCATTTGAATGATGTTCTTTTACATTTTGCAGATAAGTATAACGTTAAAATTTTAGCACAAAATCAAACCTATTACACCAATAAAGACGATTCTAATATTCAGGATATTGTAAGCTGTATAAAAGATGGTGAAAAGCTGACAACACCTGTAGGAAAAGGTTTCGGGAAAAGAAGAGGATTGGCTAGCGGCGAATATTATATTAAAAATGCCCACGAAATCAAGGAGACTTTTCTGAATTACCCTGATGCGTTTGATGCATACGAAGAGTTTACGGCAAAATTCAGTCCTTATACTTTAAAAAGAGATGTTCTCTTGCCTAAATTTGATATTCCAGATGAATTTATTCATCCAGAAGATGAAATTGATGGCGGAAAACGTGGCGAGATGGCGTATTTGACACATCTTACTTATGAAGGTGCTAAAAAAAGATATACAGAAACAGGAATTACTGACGAAATCAAAGAACGTCTGGATTTTGAACTGGAAGTAGTTGCCAACACAGGGTATCCGGGTTACTTTTTGATTGTACAGGATTTCTGTAACGAAGCCCGAAATATGGGGGTTTGGGTAGGACCCGGTCGTGGTTCTGCAGCGGGTTCCGTAGTGGCTTACTGCACAGGAATTACCAATGTTGATCCCATTAAATATGATCTCCTATTTGAGAGATTCCTGAACCCTGAAAGGATTTCAATGCCCGATATTGACATCGATTTTGACGATGAAGGTCGTGATAAAATCATCAAATGGGTTGTTGAAAAATACGGGAAAAATCAAGTAGCGCAGATTATCACATATTCAGTTTTGGGTGGAAAATCGGCTATTAAAGATGCCGGAAGAGTTTTAGATCTTCCAATTCCTGATACCAATAATATTGCGAAATTAATTCCTCCAAGTCCGGGGATGAATATTGCGAAAGCTTTATCTAAATATGATAAGCTAAAACCCGAAGAACAGCAGCTTGTCGATGAGATGAAGTATGTTCTTAATACACCTGATGATAACCGTCACGATGTTTTGGCAAGTGCCAAAAAGATGGAAGGTTGTATCAGAAATACAGGAATTCATGCTTGTGGTGTAATTATTACGCCCGAAGATGTCAGTAATCTGGTTCCGGTAACGATTGCGGCAAAAGATGCTGATATTTTGGTTTCTCAGTTTGACAACTCGGTGGCGGAAAGCGCAGGGCTTCTGAAGATGGACTTTTTGGGTCTAAGAACACTGACAATTATTAAAGATGCATTAAAACTTGTAAAGCAAAGGCATAACATTGATATCAATCCTGATGAGATTCCGCTGGATGATGCCAAAACCTATCAATTGTTTAAAGAAGGGAGAACGGTTGGGATTTTCCAATATGAAAGTCCGGGAATGCAAAAGTATATGCGTGAACTGAAGCCAACTGTTTTTGCCGATTTGATTGCCATGAACGCACTGTATCGCCCTGGCCCCATCAAGTATATTCCAAATTTTATCAACAGAAAGCACGGAATTGAAGAAATTATTTATGACTTACCGGAAACTGAAGAATATTTAAAAGAAACCTACGGAATTACCGTTTATCAGGAACAGGTAATGCTTTTGTCTCAAAAATTAGCCAATTTTACAAAAGGTGAAGCCGATACTTTGAGAAAGGCGATGGGTAAAAAACAGATCGAAGTTCTGAATAAAATGTACCCGAAATTCATCGAAGGCGGTAGAAAAAATAACCTTGATGAAGGACCTTTAGAAAAAATATGGAATGACTGGAAAGCCTTTGCAGAATATGCTTTTAACAAATCCCACTCGACCTGTTATGCTCTGATTGCTTATCAAACGGCATACTTAAAGGCAAATTATCCCGCAGAATATATGGCGAGTGTAATGAGTAACAATATTAACAATACAGAATCGATTACCATGTTTATGGAAGATTGTAAAAGTATTGGCGTTGATGTTTTGGGACCGGATGTGAATGAATCTCACTATAAATTTTCGGTAAATGAAAAAGGGCAGATCCGCTTTGGATTGGGGGCAATAAAAGGAATCGGAGAAGGGCCGAGCGAAGGGATTACGAAAGAAAGAGCAAATGGAAGATTTAAAAACATTTATGATTTTTTTGAAAGGATCTTACCGTCTCAAATGAATAAAAGAGTGGCGGAAAGTTTGGTTTTGGCTGGAGCTTTTGATGAGTTTAATATGTATCACAGAGGTCAGTATTTTGACATTGATATGGCGGGAAGAACAAATCTGGAGCGATTAATCAGATACGGACAAAGTTTTCAGGAGAGTAAAAATGAGATGGAAAATTCTCTTTTTGCTGATTTTGCGGAAGAAGTTCAAATAGAGCAACCCAAATTATTGCCTTGTCCGGAATGGCCAAACATGCATAAATTAAATAAAGAAAAAGAAATCATCGGGTTCTATCTTTCTGCACATCCGCTCGATGAATTTAAATATCATTACCAGTTTATGCAGGGTAAGCTTTCTAAAAAAGCGGTTCTTGAAAAAGAAGATGAGGTAAAAGTAGTAATCGATGAAGTTGTTCCGATCTTGGAAGCAGACGATAAAGATGAAACGATAGATATTACAGAGATTATTTCAGATGATATTGTTGCCGGTGAAGAAGAAATCATAGAAGAAGTTACAAAAAAAGCAGAACCAAAAGGAAATTTTGGATTTTTAAATCTGGATGAGGTTGATGCTTATAAGGAACAGGCTTTTGCCAACAAACCTCCGGAATTATTTGAAGAAAAAAAGAAAGATTGGAAAACCCTTCAGAAAGAAAGAGAAAATGGCGGTAGCGGAAAAGAATATACTGTTGCTGGTTTGATAACGGAATATGTAGTGAAAGATGGTTTTAAAAGTGGCGAAAAAGTGGCATTCTTAACTGTGGAAGATTATTCCGGCTCATATTCTTTCAGGTTAGGCGACCGGGATTATATGCGTCTGAAAGAGAAATTGGAAGTTCAGCGTTTCGTTATATTAAAGATAAAATTTGCCCAGGTAAAAGATGGGCGTGTTTTCGTCAATGTAGTTGATGTTATCGAACTTCAGGAAGCATTTGAAAAGTATGCAAAAAGTATTTCGCTGGTTATGGATGTGATGGATTTCAGGAGAGAAGATTTAGAGTTTTTCAGAAATGTTCTCGATCAAAATAAAGGAAATCAAAAATTCAAATTTTTAATCAAAAATTCAGAAGAAAATTCAGATATGGAATTACAATCAATGAGATATTCTGTTGATTTAAATGGAGATTTGATTAAAGAAATTCAATTGTTGAATAAATATGAGTTTTATCTTAACTAA
- a CDS encoding T9SS type A sorting domain-containing protein produces MRKLQLFFLMMVFCVSVNFSAQNTCVDAIPITSLPFSSGAQTTCGTGNDYAAGTFTSDYGGGEDYVYSIEITNAPITLGFALGGAATWKVASVHSACAPTLANSIGSVKTSSGTTASGGITFPTNGTYYIIVDTWPTPNCGAFTLNITPPPACATLTAPSNGSTVNTLSPSLTWTAPTTGVAPTGYKVYFGTTNPPTTLASTVTAPTTSYTATLTNYNTPYYWYVVPVSGAAEATGCNSNVWSFTSPPPPPPPANDDCVNAVTLTVNPDYLCGVKTSGTTVGGTPSAEIAATCAATGTNDDVWFKFTATNTAHRIVISNVSGSTDMAMAIYSGNCGSLVSVQCSDPNTMNVTGLTVGQEYKVRVWTYTATATTNATFDICVGTLPPPPVNDDCAGAIALTVNPDLLCGAVTSGNTQSATASTETAPTCAATGTNDDVWFKFTATSVAHRVILSNVSGTTDMAMAAYSGACGSLVQVLCSDPNTMDLTGLTVGQEYKVRVWTLTSTATTVASFDICVGTLPPPPANDNCANAVVLTSSANAICVATVSGTTFNATASVDALAPCTGVADDDVWYSFVATSTAHTVTLSNVVSVGTTSSTALNLQVLSGACGALTSVLCDTTSASPAALTGLTVGNTYFVRVYNNATGSLANANTFNICVTTTPPPPINDDCAGAIIVTPNTTPVAGTTVSATQSTGTAPTCSATSINDDVWYSFTATSATHLVTVLYSDNATATQVYSGSCGSLVAVACFSGAYGNSNILLPALTVGNTYYVRIYSTSATVGVTSNFTIAVSTPVVPTNDTCATATAIACGGTITGNNALAADETLPTSTCGATTTTANYKGVWYTVTAVANGPITIDACGSKFDSYLRVYTGSCASLTCFANTDGVGYADSGCTVTLYNAPKLTFNGVAGTTYYVLFSSYDAAQMGDYSLAITQDCTVLGTADIVKNDKVKAFPNPFADVLNISDVKNVKSISIVDIAGRVVKTIDKPSTSLQLRELNSGMYMVILNMNDGSRQTIKAIKK; encoded by the coding sequence ATGAGAAAACTACAATTATTTTTTTTAATGATGGTTTTTTGTGTGTCTGTGAATTTCAGTGCTCAAAATACCTGTGTGGATGCGATTCCTATTACCAGTCTCCCGTTTTCCAGTGGTGCTCAAACTACTTGCGGAACGGGGAATGATTATGCTGCTGGAACTTTTACTTCGGATTACGGTGGTGGTGAAGATTATGTTTATTCAATTGAGATAACGAATGCTCCAATTACATTAGGTTTTGCTTTAGGAGGAGCTGCAACATGGAAAGTAGCTTCTGTGCATTCTGCATGTGCACCTACTCTTGCGAATAGCATTGGAAGTGTTAAAACTAGCAGTGGTACTACGGCTAGTGGCGGAATAACTTTTCCGACAAATGGAACATATTATATAATTGTTGATACTTGGCCAACACCTAATTGTGGTGCATTTACTCTTAATATTACACCTCCTCCAGCATGCGCTACCTTAACAGCGCCTTCGAATGGCTCAACTGTAAATACATTAAGTCCTAGCTTAACATGGACTGCACCAACAACAGGAGTAGCACCAACAGGTTATAAAGTTTATTTTGGAACAACAAACCCACCTACAACTTTAGCAAGTACTGTGACTGCACCTACTACTTCTTATACTGCTACTCTTACGAATTACAATACGCCATATTATTGGTATGTGGTTCCTGTGAGTGGTGCTGCTGAGGCAACAGGTTGCAATTCTAATGTTTGGTCGTTTACGAGCCCACCACCACCACCACCACCTGCAAATGATGATTGTGTAAATGCTGTGACATTAACAGTTAATCCTGATTACTTATGTGGCGTAAAAACTTCAGGAACAACGGTTGGAGGAACTCCTTCAGCAGAAATTGCAGCGACTTGTGCGGCAACGGGTACTAATGATGATGTTTGGTTTAAATTTACAGCAACTAATACTGCTCATAGGATTGTAATTTCCAATGTGTCAGGATCTACAGATATGGCAATGGCTATCTATAGTGGTAATTGCGGAAGTTTAGTAAGTGTACAATGTAGTGATCCTAATACTATGAATGTAACGGGATTAACAGTTGGTCAAGAATATAAAGTGAGGGTATGGACTTATACTGCAACAGCAACAACTAACGCAACATTTGATATTTGTGTTGGAACTCTACCTCCGCCACCGGTAAACGATGATTGTGCAGGTGCTATAGCTTTGACAGTAAACCCAGACCTTTTATGTGGAGCTGTAACTTCGGGTAATACCCAAAGTGCAACAGCTTCTACAGAGACTGCGCCTACTTGTGCGGCAACGGGTACTAATGATGATGTTTGGTTTAAATTTACAGCAACGAGTGTTGCTCACAGAGTTATACTTTCTAACGTATCTGGAACTACTGATATGGCAATGGCTGCTTATAGTGGTGCTTGTGGAAGTTTAGTGCAAGTTCTATGTAGTGATCCTAATACAATGGATTTAACTGGATTAACAGTTGGTCAAGAATATAAAGTAAGAGTATGGACTTTAACATCAACAGCAACAACTGTTGCATCATTTGATATTTGTGTTGGAACGCTACCTCCGCCTCCAGCAAATGACAACTGTGCTAATGCTGTAGTATTGACTTCAAGTGCTAATGCAATTTGTGTAGCAACTGTGTCTGGAACTACATTTAACGCAACTGCTTCTGTTGATGCGCTTGCTCCATGTACCGGAGTTGCAGATGATGATGTTTGGTATTCTTTTGTTGCAACAAGTACGGCGCATACCGTTACTTTATCTAATGTGGTTTCTGTAGGAACTACATCAAGTACGGCATTGAACCTTCAAGTTCTTTCAGGTGCTTGTGGTGCTTTAACAAGTGTACTTTGTGATACAACTTCGGCTTCTCCTGCAGCATTGACAGGATTAACGGTAGGGAATACTTATTTTGTAAGAGTATATAATAATGCTACAGGATCACTTGCAAATGCAAATACATTTAATATTTGTGTTACTACAACACCTCCTCCTCCAATAAATGACGATTGTGCAGGTGCAATAATAGTTACACCAAATACAACTCCGGTTGCTGGAACTACGGTAAGTGCAACACAAAGTACAGGAACTGCTCCCACTTGTTCGGCAACAAGTATTAACGATGATGTTTGGTATAGCTTTACAGCAACATCTGCAACACATTTAGTAACTGTATTGTATTCTGATAACGCTACTGCAACCCAAGTTTATTCTGGTTCATGTGGAAGCTTAGTGGCTGTAGCATGTTTCTCAGGTGCTTATGGTAATTCAAATATATTGCTCCCTGCTCTTACAGTGGGTAATACTTATTATGTGAGAATTTATTCTACGAGTGCAACTGTAGGTGTAACTTCTAACTTCACAATTGCTGTATCTACACCTGTTGTGCCTACTAATGATACGTGTGCAACTGCAACTGCAATTGCTTGTGGAGGCACCATAACAGGAAATAATGCTTTGGCTGCAGATGAAACATTACCAACTTCTACTTGTGGTGCTACAACTACAACAGCAAATTATAAAGGTGTTTGGTATACAGTTACGGCGGTTGCTAATGGTCCAATAACGATTGATGCTTGTGGGTCTAAGTTTGATTCTTATTTAAGGGTTTATACTGGAAGCTGTGCTTCTCTTACTTGTTTTGCAAATACTGACGGTGTTGGTTATGCGGATTCAGGATGTACAGTAACACTTTATAATGCTCCAAAACTTACCTTTAATGGGGTGGCAGGTACTACTTATTATGTTTTATTTAGTAGCTATGATGCGGCGCAAATGGGAGATTACTCGCTAGCTATTACTCAAGATTGTACAGTTTTAGGAACAGCTGATATTGTTAAAAATGACAAAGTAAAAGCATTCCCTAACCCATTTGCTGATGTATTAAACATTTCAGATGTGAAGAATGTAAAATCCATCTCAATTGTTGATATTGCTGGTAGAGTAGTGAAAACTATAGATAAACCAAGTACGTCTCTTCAATTAAGAGAATTGAATTCAGGTATGTATATGGTTATTTTAAATATGAATGATGGTTCTAGACAGACAATCAAAGCGATCAAAAAATAA